A single Vicia villosa cultivar HV-30 ecotype Madison, WI unplaced genomic scaffold, Vvil1.0 ctg.000449F_1_1, whole genome shotgun sequence DNA region contains:
- the LOC131628374 gene encoding uncharacterized protein LOC131628374, translating to MTWYKSLPDESITSWKVLRKLFSRHFTASRRHPKSEASLEAIIQGKEESLRAYIERFNKEALQVSTTAYMKKFLLERGLRQRSDFAKAVGIETPATLDKFFLKAQAYIQYEENEAAHAVRNSSQEESSKNGCQDDSRRGRDKKKDDKGRDPKDYKAPAEKFREYTPLNASRERILNECVNAEFRTGKVRFPKTLPARPNMDKSKFCRFHKGHGHNTENCIHLKDAIEILIREGQLKQYAKK from the coding sequence ATGACTTGGTACAAAAGTTTGCCTGATGAGTCCATCACCTCATGGAAGGTActcagaaaacttttttccagacACTTCACGGCCTCCCGAAGACACCCCAAGTCAGAAGCATCCTTGGAAGCCATCATCCAAGGAAAAGAGGAGTCCCTACGGGCTTATAtagaaagattcaacaaggaagCCCTACAAGTATCCACAACTGCCTATATGAAGAAATTCTTGCTCGAGCGAGGCCTCCGACAACGTTCAGACTTCGCCAAAGCCGTCGGGATCGAAACACCGGCCACTCTAGACAAGTTCTTCCTCAAAGCCCAAGCATACATACAATATGAGGAAAATGAGGCCGCTCATGCGGTGCGCAATTCCAGTCAGGAAGAAAGCAGTAAAAATGGTTGCCAAGACGATTCCCGTCGGGGAAGGGACAAAAAGAAAGACGACAAGGGCCGGGATCCCAAGGACTACAAGGCCCCAGCCGAGAAGTTCCGAGAATACACCCCTCTCAACGCCTCAAGGGAGCGCATCTTAAACGAATGCGTGAACGCTGAATTCCGGACGGGCAAGGTCCGCTTCCCTAAAACCTTGCCTGCACGACCGAACATGGATAAATCGAAGTTCTGCCGATTCCATAAAGGCCACGGGCACAACACCGAAAACTGCATCCACCTAAAGGATGCCATAGAAATATTAATCAGGGAGGGACAACTGAAGCAATACGCGAAGAAGTAG